The Candidatus Zixiibacteriota bacterium sequence GCCCCCGTTCAATCGGCAGATGATGCTCGACAGTTGACGGATTTTTCGATCCCGCACGGTCTTGGTCCACCCCTGGAGTTCGCGGTTGAGTTCCGCCTGCAGCCACGCCGGGCGGTCGGGCGCATTGTTGACGTCGAACAGGTTCTCCAGATTCCACCATGCGACGTAATAGGTGCTCATAACTCACCTCGTATGAGTCTGTCGCCACCCCAACCCGAACGCGGAATTATCCGCAAGTGGCGTGTGATTGATGCGTGCGATGTCCTTCGGATGTTGTCCCCCGCGAAAAGCAACCTACGAGATCGTGCCGGTGGAGTCAAGTGCGGCACGAGGAGAAATCAGGTGCGAGGACAAAAAGGAATGCCCGTGGCGATTACCACGGGCATTCCCTCCAAAGAATATCGATTGTGGCGGAGTCTACATCGACTCCTTCTGTATCGCGCGGATCATACCGAGAAACTGCGACGTCATCATCGCCGCGGTCCTGTCGGGACCGGTCAGCTTGAAGAAGACGTTCCCCTGCGGACCCTCGAGCACGACACCGGTCATCCGGTAGTTCGGCTTTGCCACGGTGTTGCCGGACATCGGACCGCCCATCGACGCGTTGTACGAGCCGATCGCCTGCACGACATGAGCGGTCATACCGTCGACCTCCAGCGTACTCATCGAAGGTTCGCTCCTGTCGGCGAGCTCCATCTGCCCTACCCACCGCGCGATGTTGTCCTGTACGCCGCCGCCCTGATCCGGTCCGAAATAAAACACGTTCACGGTCGCCGAGTCCATCTCACCGTCGACTGCGCTCAGGCAGAAATCCGCCGCGCGCATACCGGACGGACCGAGGTCGGTCCAAGTCTGGTCCGGATAAAACGTAACCCCGGCCACCGTCGTGCCGGTTGCGGCAGCAACGTACGCCGTGGTATCAGCAGCCGACGCCGCCGACTGCGATGCCGGCTTGTCGGCCGTGTTGTCCGAAGTGCAGCCGGCCAGAAACAATGCTGCGATTGCCCCGATGGCGAGCAACCGCGAGGTCACCGTGTTGTTCATCTTCGTCCTCTCTGTTTTCGCTCCCTCCAGAACAGACATCGCAAACACTATAAGATAGTCGGCGTGCGGCGGGGCGCAAGCATCGAGTCTGATGGTCCACATTAAAGACACCGGCGCAAACACGAAAAAGGATTAATAAAAAACGTCCCGAGCCGGGGGGGAGGGGAACGGCACGGGACGGAAGAGCAGCCAGTTGTCGGATCCCGATGCAGTGCCGGCTGCTACTTACGGTAACCAAGATAATGAGAAAGAAGTTTCAAGTCCAGACGGATTCTTCATCTTTTTTTCCGAAACTCGCTGTTTTTGCGAATAGTTCGTGAGACAACCAGTTATCAAAGACTTACTGGACCATTTCACTACGCTTTTGTCTAACTTCCGCATAGCTTGCGGAAGGATTTGTTCAAGCGCGATGCCCGAGCGGAAACGTTTCTGCGACGATTTCTGACGACGCGGGTTTTTTGGGGTTTTCCTGAATCGGATTGGCTATAATGAAATCAAATGAGTGAAATTGAAATTGTCAGGCGGGCTCAGGCCGGAGACTTTGAGGCGTTTACTGAACTGGTCAACGCGCACAAAGACAAATTGTACGCGTTCGTTCGAAAGTTGACCGGCGACCCCGAGGATACGAACGACATCGTACAGGAGACCTTTCTCAAGGCGATTGACAAGATCGACCAGTTTCGAGGTGAGGCGTCATTTGGTACCTGGTTGACCAGTATTGCGTTAAATCAGGCACGGGCGATGTTTGCGAAACGGCGACAGGCCGACCTGAGACCGCTTGAGGAGTACCTCCCGGCAGGCACATCGAGCGGGCCGAACCCGCTGGAGAATGCAGCGTTGTTCGACTGGCGTGATCCGCATACGGAGCTCGAAGCGGCGGAGATCACCCGCCTGGTCGAAGAGGGTCTGGCAGAGATACCGTTCGTGTATCGAGAGGCATTTTTACTGCGTTATGTCGAAGAGATGTCAGTCAAAGAGGTTGCGGCCGCCATCGGCCAGTCCGAAGCCGCCACCAAGTCCCGTATCCTACGGGCTCGACTGGCGCTCCGCGACTTCCTCTCCAAACGGTTCGAGGCGAATTATGGCGAGAAAGTGCGAAAATTTCATTAGCGGCTTGGCTGATTTTATCGACGGTGAGATGCCGTCGGAGCTTTGTGACGAGATCGAGAAGCATATCGGTCAGTGCAACAACTGCAGGATTATGGTCGACACGATGCGGCAGACGGTGCACCTTTGCCGCGAAGGGAAAGAAGAGAAGCTTCCCCCAGCCATCGAGGCAAAGCTGATTGGCCTCCTTAAGGCTCGATGGGACAAGAAGTTCGGCCACTCCTGAGCTGTTTTTAACTCCCATTCGCATCCCGTCCCCTTCTTTTCAGCCTTGCGCCGAAGCGCGATCCCCGGTATGGAATTCGGGTTCAGGTCACTCTACGTATAGATGGCCTGGATCATGGCCGAAGTCCCGGGCGACAAATCCTGAATCATTTTCCCGCTCGGCCTGTCTAAGTCGGCAAATGCTGGAACAAATCAGGTGAAAGGTTTCCCGAATGAGACAGGCGCTCACTGAGTTTTCAATCAAACGTCCCTGGATTGTCATCGGACTCGCCGTCATCGTCACGGCGTTTTTCGCGATGCAGTTCCCCAATATCAAGATTGACACTGATCCTGAGAACATGCTTCCGACCGAAGAGCCGGTGCGCGTGTTTTATCAGAACGTGAAGGCTGATTTCGCCCTGTACGACTTCATTGCGGTGGGCGTGGTAGCGCCAGGCGGCGCGTTCACTCCGGACCTGCTCAATCGCATTTACAGAATCACCGCAGAAATCGAAGATATCGACGGCGTGATTACGCGCGACATCATGGCGCCATCGACGGTTGACGATATCAGGCAGGGCGAAGGCGGCGTATTGATCATAGAGCCGTTGATGGGTGAGGAAATCGAAACCCAGGCGGCCGCCGATTACATTTTCTCTCGCATTCAAGACAACCCGATCCTTCGCGGTAAGCTGGCGTCCGATGACGGCAAGGCGATAGCCATATTTGTACCTATAGAATCAAAAGACATCAGCTACCGCGTGGCGGGCCAGATCACGGAGATTACGGGGCGTCTCGGCGGCAACTACACCTATCACATCGCCGGCCTTCCGGTCGCCCAGGATTCGTTCGGAGCCGAGATGTTCTCCCAGATGGCGTACTCGGCCCCGGCCGCCATGATCATCATCATGCTGCTGTTGTTCATCTTCTTCAGAAAACTGAAGATCATCATTGCGCCGATGATCGTGGCGATCATGTCGGTGGTGTGGGCGATGGGACTGCTCATCCTCAACGGAAACACCGTGCATATCATGTCGTCGATGATCCCGATCTTTCTGATTCCAATCTCGGTGCTCAACTCGATTCACATCATTTCCGAGTTTCACGACCATTACAAGCGCTACAAACACAAGGACGCAACCATCCGGCATTCGATCGGCGAGTTGTTCATGCCGATGCTGTTCACGTCCTTGACGACTGTTGCCGGGTTCGCATCGCTTGCGCTCACGCCGATTCCCCCCGTGCAGGTGTTTGGCATCTATGTCGCCTTCGGCATCATCGTCGCCTGGTTCCTCTCGCTCACGTTGAACCCGGCGATCGCCATGCTCATTTCAACGAAAACCCTGCGCAACTTCGGAGCAGTCGACGATGAACACGGGGTGCTGTCGAGGATCATGCACGGCTTCCGAGGGTTTGCGCGCAGCCACTACCGGGCGGTAGTCGCCGGCTCGGCTGTCGTCATCATTCTGGCGGCCATCGGCTTGAATATGATCGTCGTCAACGACAACCCGGTCAAGTGGTTCAAGCAGTCGCATCCGATTCGCCAGGCCGACGTGGCCATGAACGAACACCTTGCCGGTACCTACATGAACTTTCTCGTCTTTACGGCAGACGACGACGACCGGATGAAAGACCCGGAAGTCGAACGGTACATTGAAAACATCCAGCGTGATCTCGAGAAGGAAGAGATAGTCGGCGCAACCACCGGCCTGCCGGACATCATCAAGAAGGTCCGTTACGAGTTGTATGGTGCTGACTCTTCGAAGCTCTCCTTGCCCGACAATTCCGACGAGATCGCACAGTTGCTGTTCCTGTTCGAGATGTCGGGCGGCGACCCGGACGACCTGTTCAAGTTCGTCACGCCCGAGTACAACAAAGCCAACCTCTGGGTGCAGATGTCCGACGGTGACAACCAGGCGGTTTCGAAGGTCGTTAGGCGCGCCAACGATTACATCGCATCCAACCCGCCGCCGCCCGGCGTGGAGGTCCAATGGAGCGGCCTGCCGTATATCAACATCTTCTGGCAGGAGAAGATGGTTCACGGCATGGGTTCGTCGCTGGCCAGTTCGTTCCTGGTAGTGCTCATCATGATGATCTTCCTTTTCCGTTCCATCAAGTGGGGATTCATCTCGATGCTGCCGTTGACCATCACGATCATGGCTATCTACGCCTTTATCGGCTACATCGGAAAGCCCTACGACATGCCGGTCGCCGTGCTATCGGCGTTGACGCTGGGGCTGTCAATCGACTTTGCCATTCATTTCATCCAGCGAATGCGGATGATATACGAACGAACCAACGATTTCGACCAGTCTTATCACGAGATCTTTGAGGGTGCGGGACGGGCGATCAGCCGCAACGTGCTGGTCATCGCAATCGGATTCGTACCCATGCTTTTCTCCGATCTCGTCCCCTATATCACGGTCGGCAGCTTCTTCCTGGCCATCATGCTCGTTTCAGGATTGGTCACGATGCTGCTGCTGCCGTCGATTACCCTGACCTTCAAGAAGGGTCTCTTTAAACCGGGGAAGGGCTCGCCTGCCCATACGCACGCGGACACCTCGGCCCAGGTAAGCTGAAAACGTGAATACGAATAGAAAGGAACCAACGATGAAAGGCATGACAAAATCCATAGTCCTCGTGATGGCTGGACTCTTCTGGCTGGGATCAACCGCCTCGGCGCAGCATACCGCCGATGACATCATGAAGAAGTCCCACATGGCATATTACTATGCCGGCGATGACGGTGTTGCCGAGGTCACCATGACCCTGGTCAGCAAGTCGGGTAAAGAACGCGAGCGCGAATTCACCATGCTTCGTCTCGACAACGAGGATGGCGGTAATCAGATGTATTACACATACTTCAAAAAGCCGTCGGATGTCGCGCGCACAACTTTCATGGTGCACAAGAATGCCGAAGGTAACGATCTGCGCTGGATCTACGTTCCGACGGTGGACCTGGGGCGTCCGATTTCCGCCGATGACAAGAGTTCAAGTTTCGTCGGGTCTGACTTCTCCTATGAGGACGTGTCCGGGCGTCACTGGAGCGTCGACACCCACACGCTGACCGGCGAGAGCGAACTTGACGGCAAGAAGGTCTGGGTCGTGGAATCGGTTCCAAAACAGGAGGACAGTTTCTCCAAGAAAGTATCTTACATCGATCAAGCTACCTACCTTCCGCTGCAGGAGGAATACTTCAGTAAGAAGGCAGAGTTGGTTCGCCGTTTCACCTCCGTCGCAATTGAAGAGGTCGACGGATTCACGACCATGACGACGCGCAAAATGGAGAACCTCGAAAAGGGAAGCCATACTATCGTAACGTTTTCGTCAATTGACTACAACGTCGGGTTGAACGCGGACCTGTTTACCGAACGTTACCTGAAGAACCCTCCGCGCGAGTTTATCAAGTAGTTTGCCGGGGAGGGTACTCATGAAACGTATCGTGAAGACTACGGCATTCGGGCTGCTGCTGCTCGCAGCGGCAGCCTCCCCGGGGCAGGCCGACGTCAGCCTGCACGGATTCCTGCAGGGACTGTGGGGTGGACGACTCGATCAGAACAATCCGACCGCCACGGAGCAAACCGCCTCGGAGACCCGAATGCAACTCCGGGTCGAGCATTTCGGTGACAACGCCGAGGTTTTCGGGCGATTGGATTTTTTCTGGGATGGCGCCGATACGGCCGACTACGATTGGGAACTCCGTGAAGGCTACCTCAAATTCCGTATCGGCAGCAATATCGACGTCAAGGCGGGCCGCCAGATCCTGACCTGGGGGACCGGCGACCTCATTTTTATCAACGACGTCTTCGCCAAGGACTACCGGTCATTTTTTGTGGGCCGTGACGACCAGTATCTCAAGGCGCCTCAGAACGCCTTGCGCGCGGAATACTACAATTCTCTGGGCAGTTTCTCGGTCGTGTGGACTCCACGCTTCGAGCCGAACCGGCTGCCGACCGGAGACCGTTTGAGCTACTACAGCCCGTTTGACCGGAGAATCGTCGGCACCGGATTGAGCCCGGCCTACTATTTCGACCCGCCGACTCCGGAGCCGAAGTTCGAAAACGGCGAGATTGCGACCCGATTCCAGCGCACCATGGGCCCGTTTTCGGCAGCCCTGTACTTCTACAAGGGCTTCTATAAGAACCCGCTCGGAGTACGGATGGTGATGATTGATACTACCGTATTCCCCATGCCCGTCTATCCAAAGTTGAATCTCTGGGGAGCGTCGCTCCGGGGCACCGCCATAGGCGGTATCCTCTGGGTCGAAGCCGGATACTATGATTCGCGGCAGGACAAGGACGACGACAATCCGCTGATGCCAAATTCGTCGGTTGTTGGCCTGGCCGGGTATGAACGACAGGTAGCCACGAACCTGACAATCAACCTGCAGTGGCAGGTCGACTACATGTTCGACTATGACAAGTACCTCGACGGGTTCAGGGACCAGTCGAGCGGCGAAGTCATTGGCTGGGTACGCGATGAAGCGCGGCACCTGTTGACCACCCGTATTCGCAAACTGGTAAACTCCGAACTGATATTGCTGGAAGCGTTTTTGTTCTACTCGCCCACCGACGAAGATGCGTACCTGCGGCTGCTGACTGAATACAAATACACGGACGAAGTGACGTTGGCGATAGGCGCGAATATCTTTGATGGACAGTATGAAGCCAGCGAATTCGGTCAGTTCCAGCGAAACGACAACATATATGCCAAATTGACGTACGGATTCTAACGTGAAACCGAAGGAAAGCCTGTATATGTCGCTCGAAAACTCTATTCGCCTCTTGGCAGGCACGCTGGTGTTGCTCTCATTGGCGCTGTACTACTTTGTTTCCCCCTGGTGGCTTCTGCTGACAGCATTCGTCGGATTCAATCTGGTGCAGTCGTCGCTGACGGGGTTCTGTCCGGCCGAAATCATCCTGAAGAAGCTGTTTTTCGGGTCGAATCGCGGGACTGGTTCCAAGTCCAGTCCCGAGCCGAGCCGATAACGGCGGCAAGCAGCACGAATCTTGTATGGTCCCGGCCGATTCGTAGAGGAACCGCCGGAAACCTGTAAATCGGAGGCCTTGTTTATCCGATACAGGGAATATGGTTACAAGTTCCATTATGAAACGGTCGGCCGGCCTTCTTCTGTTGGCGGCGCTGACCATCTTATCCGGCTGTAACAGCCGGGGTACGGGGCCGACGATCAGTGCGTATCGGCTCACCGGTGCCATGGTGGTCGACCTCGACCGCGACTCTACGATTGTCGTCGTGCGCATCGAGCGCAACGACAGCATCTACACCGGCGCAACGATAAAAATCGATAACACGACGCTGCCCTACGCCGACATGAGTCTCGGCCTGGACTCCATTTATTCGTTTGTCGACGACACCGTGCAGGGGTACGTCAACGAGGTGCTGTCGGTCATTCTTCAGGATAGCAGCGCGTTTGCAGATACGCTGCTGGTGCAGTCGGCAGACAGTTTCTCGATCCTGATTACGGACCCGGCGCTTCGGCTGCTGCAACCGATCGGTAACGTGCAGCTCGAATGGACAGGCGCCGCCAATGCCGGTGGGTACGTTCTTTCGGCGGTTCATCGCGATTCCACCTACGCCGGATGGGGATACAGCATCCTGGCGGCCAGCGCGCAGGCAAACGCCGGGACTATACCTTCCGAGGCGTTTGTGCTCAGTGATGGTCTTAACCCGGACACCGGCTGGTATCACCTGTTCGTGTATGCGATGACCGGTTCGCCGGATTCGGCGCTCACGTCGGCGCTGCTGCCGGCTCCGATTCCTTCCCAGTTCGGCGACAATATCGCGGTCAGCGATGATCTTACCGGCCGGTTTGGCGTGCTGATTGTCAGCCGGCGCGATAGCGTGCGGTCCGCAGTCCAGCCGTAACGGAAACGAATGCGTGAAAAGGCCCATCCGCGGCACGACGCGGGTGGGTTTTTTGTTGGCTGAATCGCGGCGAGTATCTAGTTTCCCTCTATGTCTGATTTCGAAAAACTGATCGAACATCTCGGCCGTCTATCCACCGAGCAGTCCAATCCGATGACGGTCGATATCGATACTCTCTCGGCCCAACAGATCGTCAGGATAATCAACGACGAAGACAAAAAAGTCGCGGGCATCGTGGAGCAGGCACTTCCGAGTATCGCCCGGGCGGCGGAGCTTTTCGCCGAAACTCTCAGCCGAGGCGGACGCGTCATCTATATCGGCGCAGGAACATCGGGTCGGCTGGGCGTTCTCGACGCCGCCGAGTGTCCCCCCACGTTCGGCACCGATCCATCGCAGATTATGGGCATAATCTCCGGAGGATACTCGACTCTGGTGCTGTCGATGGAAGGTGTGGAGGACCGGCAGGATGCCGCCGTACTCGACCTGCAGCAAAACCGTCTGGGGTCACAAGATTTCGTCATCGGACTGGCGGCCTCCTCGCGCACACCATATACGCTGGCAGGGCTGGCGTACGCGAAGGAGATCGGATGCCGGACGGCATTCATTATCTGCAACAAAAGCGAACGGTTGGAGATTACGCCTGACGTTCTGATCGAACTGCCGGTCGGCCCCGAAGTCATAACCGGATCGACTAGAATGAAGTCGGGGACGGCCCAGAAGATGGCGCTCAACATGATCTCTACCACCGCGATGGTCCTGCTGGGGAAAACCCTCGGCAACCTGATGGTCGATTTGCAGGTGCGGTCGGAAAAACTCGCCGCCCGGTCCCGAAAGATACTGATGGATTTATTCGACATCTCGCTCCCTGATGCCAACGACCTTCTGGCGCAGGCGGGGGGATCGGTCAAAACCGCGATAGTGATGAAGCAATACGGTTGCGCCAAAGAGGTCGCGGAGCGTAAGCTTTCCGATGCGGGTGGTTTCGTCCGTCGCGTTTCGCGGTAACAACATGACATAAAAGAGGCGGCTGTTCCCTGGCACAGAACAGCCGCCCCATCGCACACGACTTCCTCTTGCCGTGTCAATAACACTGCACGCCCGGCCCGCCAAGGAACAGGTGATTCACGAAGT is a genomic window containing:
- a CDS encoding outer membrane lipoprotein-sorting protein, with amino-acid sequence MTKSIVLVMAGLFWLGSTASAQHTADDIMKKSHMAYYYAGDDGVAEVTMTLVSKSGKEREREFTMLRLDNEDGGNQMYYTYFKKPSDVARTTFMVHKNAEGNDLRWIYVPTVDLGRPISADDKSSSFVGSDFSYEDVSGRHWSVDTHTLTGESELDGKKVWVVESVPKQEDSFSKKVSYIDQATYLPLQEEYFSKKAELVRRFTSVAIEEVDGFTTMTTRKMENLEKGSHTIVTFSSIDYNVGLNADLFTERYLKNPPREFIK
- the murQ gene encoding N-acetylmuramic acid 6-phosphate etherase translates to MSDFEKLIEHLGRLSTEQSNPMTVDIDTLSAQQIVRIINDEDKKVAGIVEQALPSIARAAELFAETLSRGGRVIYIGAGTSGRLGVLDAAECPPTFGTDPSQIMGIISGGYSTLVLSMEGVEDRQDAAVLDLQQNRLGSQDFVIGLAASSRTPYTLAGLAYAKEIGCRTAFIICNKSERLEITPDVLIELPVGPEVITGSTRMKSGTAQKMALNMISTTAMVLLGKTLGNLMVDLQVRSEKLAARSRKILMDLFDISLPDANDLLAQAGGSVKTAIVMKQYGCAKEVAERKLSDAGGFVRRVSR
- a CDS encoding sigma-70 family RNA polymerase sigma factor, whose amino-acid sequence is MSEIEIVRRAQAGDFEAFTELVNAHKDKLYAFVRKLTGDPEDTNDIVQETFLKAIDKIDQFRGEASFGTWLTSIALNQARAMFAKRRQADLRPLEEYLPAGTSSGPNPLENAALFDWRDPHTELEAAEITRLVEEGLAEIPFVYREAFLLRYVEEMSVKEVAAAIGQSEAATKSRILRARLALRDFLSKRFEANYGEKVRKFH
- a CDS encoding MMPL family transporter, which gives rise to MRQALTEFSIKRPWIVIGLAVIVTAFFAMQFPNIKIDTDPENMLPTEEPVRVFYQNVKADFALYDFIAVGVVAPGGAFTPDLLNRIYRITAEIEDIDGVITRDIMAPSTVDDIRQGEGGVLIIEPLMGEEIETQAAADYIFSRIQDNPILRGKLASDDGKAIAIFVPIESKDISYRVAGQITEITGRLGGNYTYHIAGLPVAQDSFGAEMFSQMAYSAPAAMIIIMLLLFIFFRKLKIIIAPMIVAIMSVVWAMGLLILNGNTVHIMSSMIPIFLIPISVLNSIHIISEFHDHYKRYKHKDATIRHSIGELFMPMLFTSLTTVAGFASLALTPIPPVQVFGIYVAFGIIVAWFLSLTLNPAIAMLISTKTLRNFGAVDDEHGVLSRIMHGFRGFARSHYRAVVAGSAVVIILAAIGLNMIVVNDNPVKWFKQSHPIRQADVAMNEHLAGTYMNFLVFTADDDDRMKDPEVERYIENIQRDLEKEEIVGATTGLPDIIKKVRYELYGADSSKLSLPDNSDEIAQLLFLFEMSGGDPDDLFKFVTPEYNKANLWVQMSDGDNQAVSKVVRRANDYIASNPPPPGVEVQWSGLPYINIFWQEKMVHGMGSSLASSFLVVLIMMIFLFRSIKWGFISMLPLTITIMAIYAFIGYIGKPYDMPVAVLSALTLGLSIDFAIHFIQRMRMIYERTNDFDQSYHEIFEGAGRAISRNVLVIAIGFVPMLFSDLVPYITVGSFFLAIMLVSGLVTMLLLPSITLTFKKGLFKPGKGSPAHTHADTSAQVS
- a CDS encoding DUF2892 domain-containing protein, with translation MSLENSIRLLAGTLVLLSLALYYFVSPWWLLLTAFVGFNLVQSSLTGFCPAEIILKKLFFGSNRGTGSKSSPEPSR
- a CDS encoding zf-HC2 domain-containing protein, with the translated sequence MADFIDGEMPSELCDEIEKHIGQCNNCRIMVDTMRQTVHLCREGKEEKLPPAIEAKLIGLLKARWDKKFGHS